One region of Aurantimonas sp. HBX-1 genomic DNA includes:
- a CDS encoding glutamate synthase subunit beta — MGKVTGFLEIDRQTHKYQPASDRIRHFREFTLPMSDEEVGKQSARCMDCGIPYCHGPTGCPVHNQIPDWNDLVYSGDWEGAARNLHSTNNFPEFTGRICPAPCEEACTLNLEDAPVAIKTIEQAIADKAYELGLIKPQPAKQKTGKRVAVIGSGPAGMAAAQQLGRAGHEVHVFERESRPGGLMRYGIPDFKMEKHWIDRRVEQMQGEGVTFFCGVNVGVDRKLSDISAEYDAVLYCGGSERPREAGIPRNGLGGIYDAMPYLVQQNRRVGREPIASVGWPSEEIWAGGKHVVVVGGGDTASDCVGTAFRQGAVKVTQLDIRPQPPKTENKLEVWPYWATKMRTSSSQAEGAIREFQIATLEFVGEDGVLTGVRCAEVDEARKPIPGTDFIIKADLAFIAIGFAGPIADGFLKDAGEALATKTDRRGNVSVAADDQTYLTSVEKLYTAGDVRRGQSLVVWAIREGRQAARAIDLDLMGTTTLPR, encoded by the coding sequence ATGGGTAAGGTAACCGGATTTCTCGAGATCGACCGGCAGACGCACAAGTACCAGCCGGCGTCCGACCGCATCCGGCATTTTCGCGAGTTCACGCTGCCGATGTCCGACGAGGAAGTCGGCAAGCAGTCAGCGCGGTGCATGGATTGCGGCATTCCCTACTGCCACGGCCCGACGGGCTGCCCGGTGCACAACCAGATCCCGGACTGGAATGACCTCGTCTATTCCGGCGACTGGGAAGGCGCGGCGCGCAACCTGCACTCGACCAACAACTTCCCCGAGTTCACCGGCCGCATCTGCCCGGCGCCCTGCGAGGAAGCCTGCACGCTGAACCTCGAGGACGCGCCGGTCGCGATCAAGACGATCGAGCAGGCGATTGCCGACAAGGCCTATGAGCTCGGGCTGATCAAGCCGCAGCCGGCGAAGCAGAAGACCGGCAAGCGCGTCGCCGTCATCGGCTCGGGCCCGGCGGGCATGGCGGCGGCACAGCAGCTCGGCCGCGCCGGCCACGAGGTGCATGTCTTCGAGCGGGAATCGCGGCCTGGCGGGCTGATGCGCTATGGCATCCCCGACTTCAAGATGGAGAAGCACTGGATCGACCGGCGCGTCGAGCAGATGCAGGGCGAGGGCGTCACGTTCTTCTGCGGCGTCAATGTCGGCGTCGACCGCAAGCTCTCCGACATCTCCGCCGAATACGACGCCGTGCTGTATTGCGGCGGCTCGGAGCGGCCGCGCGAGGCCGGCATTCCGCGCAACGGCCTCGGCGGCATCTACGATGCGATGCCGTATCTGGTGCAGCAGAACCGCCGCGTCGGCCGCGAGCCGATCGCCAGCGTCGGCTGGCCGTCGGAAGAGATCTGGGCCGGCGGCAAGCATGTCGTGGTCGTGGGCGGCGGCGACACGGCGTCTGACTGTGTCGGCACCGCCTTCCGGCAGGGCGCCGTCAAGGTCACCCAGCTCGACATCCGGCCGCAGCCGCCGAAGACCGAGAACAAGCTGGAGGTCTGGCCCTATTGGGCGACCAAGATGCGCACCTCGTCCAGCCAGGCCGAGGGCGCCATCCGCGAGTTCCAGATCGCCACGCTCGAATTCGTCGGCGAGGACGGCGTGCTCACCGGCGTGCGCTGCGCCGAGGTGGACGAGGCCCGCAAGCCGATCCCGGGCACCGACTTCATCATCAAGGCCGATCTCGCCTTCATCGCCATCGGCTTTGCCGGGCCGATCGCCGACGGCTTCCTCAAGGATGCCGGCGAAGCGCTGGCGACCAAGACCGACCGGCGCGGCAACGTCTCGGTGGCCGCCGACGACCAGACCTATCTCACCTCGGTCGAGAAGCTCTACACAGCCGGCGACGTGCGCCGCGGCCAGTCGCTGGTGGTCTGGGCGATCCGCGAAGGGCGCCAGGCGGCGCGGGCCATCGACCTCGACCTGATGGGCACCACGACGCTGCCGCGCTGA
- a CDS encoding SIS domain-containing protein: MIPQSLATTGSLGSASAVHTIETEADGLRILAGLLRGEMAAPFERVLELISRVTGRIIVTGVGKSGHIGAKIAATFASTGTPAFFVHPSEANHGDLGMIGRDDAILAMSWSGESAELKGIVAYSRRFRIPLIALTSRRDSTLGREADEALILPRVAEACPHGLAPTTSTTLQVALGDALAVALLERRGFTPGDFRVFHPGGQLGASLTHVGDIMHVGESLPLVPEGMLMSEAIIVMSRKGFGCVAVVDGEGLLRGLVTDGDLRRHLAGDLLNQKVDAVMTRNPKTIEPETMAAKALDIVNSLNITALMVVRQGRPVGIVHLHDLLRIGAA, encoded by the coding sequence TTGATTCCCCAATCGCTTGCCACGACCGGCAGTCTCGGTTCCGCTTCCGCGGTCCACACGATCGAGACCGAAGCCGATGGGCTGCGGATCCTGGCGGGCCTGCTGCGGGGCGAGATGGCGGCGCCGTTCGAGCGCGTGCTGGAGCTGATCTCGCGGGTGACGGGTCGGATCATCGTCACCGGCGTCGGCAAGAGCGGCCACATCGGCGCCAAGATCGCCGCGACCTTCGCATCCACCGGCACGCCGGCCTTCTTCGTGCATCCGTCCGAAGCCAATCACGGCGATCTCGGCATGATCGGCCGCGACGATGCGATCCTGGCGATGTCCTGGTCGGGGGAAAGCGCCGAGCTGAAGGGCATCGTCGCCTATTCGCGGCGCTTCCGGATCCCGCTGATCGCGCTGACCTCGCGTCGCGATTCGACGCTCGGCCGCGAGGCCGACGAGGCGCTGATCCTGCCGCGCGTCGCCGAGGCCTGTCCGCATGGCCTCGCCCCGACCACCTCGACCACCCTGCAGGTGGCGCTGGGCGACGCGCTGGCGGTGGCGCTGCTGGAGCGTCGCGGCTTCACCCCGGGCGACTTCCGGGTGTTCCATCCGGGCGGCCAGCTCGGCGCCAGCCTGACCCATGTCGGCGACATCATGCATGTCGGCGAGTCGCTGCCGCTGGTGCCGGAAGGCATGCTGATGTCCGAGGCGATCATCGTCATGTCGCGCAAGGGCTTTGGCTGCGTCGCCGTAGTCGACGGGGAGGGGCTGCTGCGCGGCCTCGTCACCGACGGCGATCTGCGGCGGCACCTCGCCGGCGATCTGCTGAACCAGAAGGTCGATGCGGTGATGACCCGCAATCCGAAGACGATCGAGCCGGAGACGATGGCGGCCAAGGCCCTCGACATCGTCAACAGCCTGAACATCACGGCGCTGATGGTGGTCCGCCAGGGCCGCCCGGTGGGCATCGTCCACCTGCACGATCTGCTGCGGATCGGCGCTGCCTGA
- a CDS encoding lytic murein transglycosylase: MQRSTASRMTRLGSALVAMIVATSFALPAAADAGFQRWIQQFESVAASNGISRNVYRAAFAGVTEPDPEVLQKAAYQPEFKAKVWDYIDNRVNDETIAEGRAMAVKYASWLDRIEKRFGVDRHILLAIWSMETNYGAALTREGVMKSLPRSLATLAYEGGRRAKFARQQLIAALKIAQAGHVAPNKLTSSWAGAMGHTQFIPTSYQAYAADMDGDGHANIWESVPDALATAANLLRKNGWQSGRTWGYEVNVPAQYRGKLERDNRSLAQWQGLGFQRPSGSGFAHPSDRANLVRLAGDAGPAFLMTKNFFVLKNYNNADTYALGVGLLADRIAGYGGPQRDWPRGYTPLSTQERYELQQHLASRGLYDGKIDGKIGDGSKTAIMALQGNAGLAQDGNASKALLDFLRRN; the protein is encoded by the coding sequence ATGCAACGATCGACCGCATCCCGGATGACCCGTCTCGGCTCGGCCCTCGTCGCGATGATCGTCGCGACCTCGTTCGCCCTGCCCGCGGCGGCCGATGCCGGGTTCCAGCGCTGGATCCAGCAGTTCGAGAGCGTCGCGGCGAGCAACGGCATCAGTCGCAACGTCTACCGCGCGGCCTTTGCCGGCGTCACCGAGCCCGATCCCGAGGTGCTGCAGAAGGCCGCCTACCAGCCGGAGTTCAAGGCCAAGGTCTGGGACTACATCGACAACCGCGTCAACGACGAGACCATCGCCGAGGGCCGCGCGATGGCGGTGAAATACGCAAGCTGGCTCGACCGCATCGAGAAGCGCTTCGGCGTCGACCGGCACATCCTGCTGGCGATCTGGTCGATGGAGACCAATTACGGCGCGGCGCTCACCCGCGAGGGCGTGATGAAGAGCCTGCCGCGCTCGCTGGCGACGCTCGCCTATGAGGGCGGCCGCCGCGCCAAGTTTGCCCGCCAGCAGCTTATCGCGGCGCTGAAGATCGCCCAGGCCGGCCACGTCGCGCCGAACAAGCTGACCAGCTCCTGGGCCGGCGCCATGGGCCACACCCAGTTCATCCCGACGAGCTACCAGGCCTACGCGGCCGACATGGACGGCGACGGCCACGCGAACATCTGGGAGTCGGTGCCGGACGCGCTCGCGACGGCCGCCAACCTGCTGCGCAAGAACGGCTGGCAGTCGGGCCGGACCTGGGGCTACGAGGTCAACGTGCCGGCCCAGTATCGCGGCAAGCTCGAGCGCGACAACCGTTCCCTCGCCCAGTGGCAGGGCCTCGGCTTCCAGCGACCGAGCGGCTCGGGCTTCGCCCATCCGTCCGACCGCGCCAATCTGGTGCGGCTCGCCGGCGACGCCGGCCCGGCCTTCCTGATGACCAAGAACTTCTTCGTCCTGAAGAACTACAACAACGCCGACACCTATGCCCTCGGCGTCGGGCTGCTCGCCGACCGTATCGCCGGCTATGGCGGTCCGCAGCGCGACTGGCCGCGCGGCTACACGCCGTTGTCGACCCAGGAGCGTTACGAACTGCAGCAGCACCTCGCCTCGCGCGGGCTGTATGACGGCAAGATCGATGGTAAGATCGGCGACGGATCCAAAACCGCCATCATGGCGCTGCAGGGAAATGCCGGATTGGCTCAGGACGGCAACGCATCGAAGGCGCTTCTGGATTTCCTGAGGCGGAACTAG
- the galU gene encoding UTP--glucose-1-phosphate uridylyltransferase GalU, whose amino-acid sequence MKKVRKAVFPVAGLGTRFLPATKAIPKEMLTVVDRPVIQYVVDEAWAAGIEHLIFVTGRNKAVIEDYFDIQVELSATLAERGKTVELQLLDDLQPKPGTSSFTRQQAPLGLGHAVWCARELVGNEPFALLLPDMIMQAEKGCLSEMVELYEETGGNVISVEQCDPQETHKYGIVGRGEDVGKGFRVTGMVEKPKPADAPSNYSISGRYILQPEIFDILSTQERGAGNEIQLTDAMLKLADRQDFSAYHFTGRTFDCGSKEGFIEANVAFALWRPDIRDKVIGNIGRLLRTVEPADVDKAAE is encoded by the coding sequence ATGAAGAAAGTCAGAAAAGCCGTATTCCCGGTGGCCGGTCTCGGCACCCGCTTCCTGCCCGCCACGAAGGCCATCCCGAAGGAGATGCTGACGGTCGTCGACCGCCCGGTGATCCAGTACGTGGTCGACGAGGCGTGGGCCGCCGGCATCGAACACCTGATCTTCGTCACGGGACGTAACAAGGCCGTCATCGAGGACTATTTCGATATCCAGGTCGAGTTGTCCGCGACGCTCGCCGAGCGCGGCAAGACCGTCGAGCTGCAGCTTCTCGACGACCTGCAGCCCAAGCCCGGCACCTCCAGCTTCACCCGCCAGCAGGCGCCGCTCGGCCTCGGCCACGCCGTCTGGTGCGCGCGCGAACTCGTCGGCAACGAGCCCTTCGCGCTGCTCCTGCCCGACATGATCATGCAGGCCGAGAAGGGCTGCCTCTCCGAAATGGTGGAGTTGTACGAGGAGACCGGCGGCAACGTCATCTCGGTCGAGCAGTGCGATCCGCAGGAAACCCACAAATACGGCATCGTCGGCAGGGGCGAGGACGTCGGCAAGGGATTCCGCGTCACCGGCATGGTCGAGAAGCCCAAGCCGGCGGACGCGCCGTCGAACTACTCGATCTCCGGACGCTACATCCTGCAGCCGGAGATCTTCGACATCCTGTCGACGCAGGAGCGCGGCGCCGGCAACGAGATCCAGCTCACCGACGCGATGCTCAAGCTGGCCGACCGGCAGGACTTTTCCGCCTATCACTTCACCGGGCGGACCTTCGACTGCGGCTCCAAGGAGGGTTTTATCGAGGCGAACGTCGCCTTCGCGCTCTGGCGGCCGGACATCCGCGACAAGGTCATCGGCAATATCGGCCGGCTGCTGCGTACGGTGGAGCCCGCCGACGTCGACAAGGCTGCCGAGTAG
- a CDS encoding outer membrane beta-barrel protein, giving the protein MTPVFARLPKLLGAALIGALAAASTDQAYAQTIVLPELRTGSDITDGEALRGIRRQADTPRIGEGESLDTGSQDLRSGQSDDAAVPQDERDELLPEEIEAEEAPAPSFDLFEAAPSRPAGRADLSGRASPVRPNAAAARQTGVEPDFEEEALPRAAATPVAATTSNPPLSAGVAGEVPGSLDLLRGNRPAVALQRIVRRPTGDPFAPVGIRAGSFILFPELIQDIGASTNLDEEPGGEGGVFSETTVAARLLSDWSRHEAEFNTRLSYRRNFAGEEPEDPNAAVDGRLRLDIDRLTSATFRGALEYRREDPVEIDAALAGAERPEVLSGSASAQLQREFGRVVLGGTGTVAREDYSGLPDGLASQSYTTLTGALRAGYRLSPALQPFLEGSLGQRLFDESDSGEIGRDSLIPALRAGVGIDLSEKLSGEIAVGYAWNKPEDDRAETTAAPTLDASLQWSPRRGTEVTLAARTTFEPESSGQSTTVSYEGSLGVTHVLTARTDLTAAITATYADSSLPGSDETELTGEAGFNYWLTRSLALTGLYSHRELFSQVDGADYRADTVRLGVKLQR; this is encoded by the coding sequence ATGACCCCGGTTTTTGCCCGCCTCCCGAAGCTGCTCGGAGCCGCCCTCATCGGCGCCCTTGCGGCCGCGTCCACCGATCAGGCTTACGCTCAGACGATTGTGCTGCCGGAACTGCGGACCGGCTCCGACATCACCGACGGCGAGGCGCTGCGGGGTATCAGGCGCCAGGCCGACACGCCGAGGATCGGCGAAGGCGAATCGCTCGATACCGGATCGCAGGATCTGCGATCCGGCCAGTCCGACGACGCAGCAGTGCCGCAGGACGAGCGTGACGAACTGCTGCCCGAGGAGATCGAGGCGGAGGAAGCCCCGGCGCCGAGCTTCGACCTGTTCGAGGCGGCTCCCTCCCGGCCCGCCGGACGCGCCGATCTTTCCGGCCGCGCCAGCCCGGTCCGGCCGAATGCCGCGGCGGCGCGCCAGACCGGCGTCGAGCCCGATTTCGAGGAAGAAGCGTTGCCGCGAGCGGCCGCCACGCCGGTCGCAGCGACGACGAGCAACCCGCCGCTGTCGGCCGGCGTCGCCGGCGAAGTGCCCGGCTCGCTCGACCTGCTGCGCGGCAACCGCCCGGCGGTGGCGTTGCAGCGGATTGTCCGGCGCCCGACGGGCGATCCCTTCGCCCCGGTCGGAATCCGCGCCGGCAGCTTCATCCTCTTCCCGGAGCTGATCCAGGATATCGGCGCCTCGACCAATCTCGACGAGGAGCCGGGCGGCGAAGGCGGCGTCTTCAGCGAGACGACGGTCGCGGCTCGCCTGCTGTCGGACTGGTCCCGGCACGAGGCCGAGTTCAACACTCGACTGAGCTATCGGCGGAACTTCGCCGGCGAGGAGCCGGAGGATCCGAACGCCGCCGTCGACGGGCGGCTGCGGCTCGACATCGACCGCCTGACCAGCGCGACCTTCCGCGGCGCTCTGGAATACCGGCGCGAGGACCCGGTGGAGATCGACGCCGCGCTGGCCGGCGCGGAACGGCCGGAGGTTCTCAGCGGCTCCGCCTCGGCGCAGCTGCAGCGCGAGTTCGGCCGCGTGGTGCTGGGCGGCACCGGCACGGTGGCGCGGGAGGATTATTCCGGCCTGCCCGACGGCCTCGCCTCGCAGAGCTACACCACGCTGACCGGTGCGCTCAGGGCCGGCTACCGCCTGTCACCGGCGCTGCAACCCTTCCTGGAGGGCAGTCTCGGGCAGCGGCTGTTCGACGAGTCCGACAGCGGCGAGATCGGGCGGGACTCGCTGATCCCGGCGCTGCGCGCCGGCGTCGGTATCGACCTGTCGGAGAAGCTCAGCGGCGAGATCGCCGTCGGCTACGCATGGAACAAGCCCGAGGACGACCGCGCGGAGACCACCGCGGCACCGACGCTGGACGCCTCGCTGCAATGGTCACCGCGCCGTGGCACCGAGGTGACGCTCGCTGCCCGCACGACCTTCGAGCCGGAGAGCTCCGGCCAGTCCACCACCGTGTCCTACGAGGGATCGCTGGGGGTGACGCACGTTCTCACCGCCCGGACGGATCTCACCGCGGCGATCACCGCGACCTACGCCGATTCCTCGCTCCCCGGCAGCGACGAGACCGAGCTGACCGGCGAGGCCGGGTTCAACTACTGGCTGACGCGCAGCCTGGCGCTGACCGGCCTCTACAGCCACCGCGAGCTCTTCTCGCAGGTCGACGGCGCCGACTACCGCGCCGACACCGTCCGCCTCGGGGTCAAGCTGCAGCGCTGA
- a CDS encoding SGNH family hydrolase, producing the protein MAAAERRAGARPVRTALVALLAAFAVLVTGVVAEAQQRPRTVLEMLFGGGTQAAPERPAVRKPVVRKKKVRATRPVRQKKQRTQAARPKPSGQQSAAAAAAAAPASKSEAAKTVLVVGDFLAASLADGLSNLYADNEMVVIEARTEGSSGLVREDHYDWTEKLGPILDEAKPEVLVVMLGSNDRQPMTVGSRSLPSRSEEWVRLYEERIGEITGAAKSRNVPLVWVGTPAFKFDRMSEDMVFLNDLYRKGASSVSGEFVDIWDGFVDANGAFVYSGPGVNGQTTQLRNSDGITMTNAGEDKLAFFAERAINRLLGTAMAATGAFTLGPDQLPTIQLPPIGNAANALKAAPVSIDDPALDGPDRLLGTGAASGFSLEPSPRERLVINGGGTGGTEGRADNFAWSEKSAAVTPSGPPIVSRGSVNLQSVRESDGIKPPEEMPTILDAIIEDWSRENEAARPQ; encoded by the coding sequence ATGGCGGCAGCAGAACGCAGAGCAGGCGCCCGGCCCGTAAGGACGGCACTCGTCGCTCTGCTGGCTGCCTTCGCCGTGCTGGTGACCGGCGTGGTGGCGGAGGCGCAGCAGCGGCCCCGCACGGTGCTGGAAATGCTGTTCGGCGGCGGCACGCAAGCCGCCCCGGAGCGTCCCGCCGTCCGCAAGCCGGTGGTCCGGAAGAAGAAGGTGCGGGCGACACGCCCGGTACGTCAGAAGAAGCAGCGGACCCAGGCCGCCCGCCCCAAGCCATCCGGCCAGCAGAGCGCCGCCGCAGCCGCCGCCGCAGCGCCGGCCTCGAAGAGCGAGGCCGCCAAGACGGTGCTCGTCGTCGGCGACTTCCTGGCGGCATCGCTGGCGGACGGTCTCTCCAATCTCTACGCCGACAACGAGATGGTGGTCATCGAGGCCCGCACGGAAGGCTCGTCCGGCCTCGTGCGCGAAGACCACTATGACTGGACCGAAAAGCTCGGTCCCATTCTCGACGAAGCCAAGCCGGAAGTCCTGGTGGTGATGCTGGGCTCCAACGACCGCCAGCCGATGACCGTCGGATCCCGTTCCCTGCCCTCGCGCTCGGAGGAGTGGGTGCGGCTCTACGAGGAGCGGATCGGCGAGATCACCGGGGCGGCCAAGAGCCGCAACGTGCCGCTGGTATGGGTCGGCACGCCGGCCTTCAAGTTCGACCGGATGAGCGAGGACATGGTCTTCCTCAACGACCTCTACCGCAAGGGCGCCTCGAGCGTCTCCGGCGAGTTCGTCGACATCTGGGACGGCTTCGTCGATGCCAACGGCGCCTTCGTCTATTCCGGACCGGGGGTGAACGGCCAGACCACCCAGCTTCGCAATTCCGACGGGATCACCATGACGAATGCCGGCGAGGACAAGCTCGCCTTCTTCGCCGAACGGGCGATCAACCGGCTGCTCGGGACTGCCATGGCGGCCACCGGCGCGTTCACGCTGGGTCCGGACCAGTTGCCGACCATCCAGCTGCCGCCGATCGGCAACGCCGCGAACGCCCTGAAGGCGGCGCCGGTGTCGATCGACGATCCGGCGCTCGACGGGCCGGACAGGCTGCTGGGGACGGGCGCGGCCAGCGGCTTCTCGCTCGAGCCGTCGCCGCGCGAGCGGCTGGTGATCAATGGCGGCGGGACCGGCGGCACGGAAGGCCGGGCCGACAACTTCGCCTGGAGCGAGAAGAGCGCCGCCGTCACGCCCAGCGGCCCGCCGATCGTCTCGCGCGGTTCGGTGAACCTGCAGAGCGTGCGGGAGTCGGACGGCATCAAGCCGCCCGAGGAGATGCCGACGATCCTCGACGCGATCATCGAGGACTGGAGCCGCGAGAACGAGGCGGCCCGACCGCAATAG